Proteins encoded within one genomic window of Oncorhynchus masou masou isolate Uvic2021 chromosome 1, UVic_Omas_1.1, whole genome shotgun sequence:
- the LOC135547667 gene encoding GTP-binding protein RAD-like, protein MTLNKGDKLRNMDKRRGSMPFPMHLQNLHRRSMPVDDREMRKVQTGELSNLMRCTSYTPGEPHRDSCVSDSSDSVISSGSDSEGHVYKVVLLGEQGVGKSSLARIFGGVEDGHDCDETGNTYDRSIEVDEEEASILLYDIWEQDNSQWLKEQCMRIGDAYIIVYSVTDKSSFEKASELRIQLRRARQSENIPIILVGNKSDLVRSREVSVDEGSACAVVFDCKFIETSANLHHNVRDLFEGMVRQIRLRKDSKEENARRMANCKRRESIGKKAKRFLGRMVARKNKKMAFRQKSKSCHDLSVL, encoded by the exons ATGACTCTGAACAAAGGTGACAAATTGCGGAACATGGACAAAAGGAGAGGAAGCATGCCGTTTCCCATGCACCTGCAGAACCTGCACAGAAGAAGCATGCCAGTGGACGACCGCGAGATGCGCAAGGTGCAAACTGGAGAGCTGTCCAACCTCATGCGCTGCACGTCCTACACCCCCGGTGAGCCTCACCGAGACAGCTGTGTATCGGACTCGTCCGATTCCGTTATCTCCTCCGGCAGCGACTCGGAGGGACATGTGTACAAGGTGGTTCTCCTCGGCGAGCAGGGTGTCGGCAAGTCGAGCTTGGCACGTATTTTCGGTGGAGTCGAGGATGGTCACGACTGCGacgagacag GAAACACATATGACAGATCGATCGAGGTGGACGAGGAGGAGGCGTCCATCTTGTTGTACGACATTTGGGAGCAG GATAACAGTCAGTGGCTGAAGGAACAGTGCATGAGGATAGGTGACGCCTACATCATCGTCTACTCAGTGACAGACAAGTCCAGCTTTGAGAAGGCGTCAGAGCTACGCATCCAGCTACGCAGAGCTCGCCAGTCTGAAAACATTCCCATCATCCTTGTGGGCAATAAGAGCGACCTGGTGCGGTCCAGAGAAGTCTCTGTGGATG aggGCAGTGCCTGCGCTGTGGTGTTTGACTGCAAGTTCATTGAGACCTCAGCCAATCTCCACCACAACGTCAGGGACCTGTTCGAGGGCATGGTCCGGCAGATCCGACTGCGCAAAGACAGCAAGGAGGAGAACGCTCGCCGTATGGCCAACTGCAAACGACGCGAGAGCATTGGCAAGAAGGCCAAGCGTTTCCTGGGCCGTATGGTGGCCCGGAAGAACAAGAAGATGGCCTTCAGACAGAAGTCCAAGTCCTGCCATGACCTCTCGGTCCTCTGA